A window from Tenacibaculum singaporense encodes these proteins:
- the purD gene encoding phosphoribosylamine--glycine ligase — MNILILGSGGREHAFAKKLSESTKINNLFVAPGNAGTDAIAKNIAINPTDFAQVKETVLQHNINMVVVGPEAPLVEGVHDFFLADEELKNIPVIGPKKDGALLEGSKDFSKQFMEKHNIPTARYQSFTTDTLAEGKKFLETLDAPYVLKADGLAAGKGVLILNDLEEAKAELEEMLSNQKFGSASSTVVIEEFLKGIELSVFVLTDGKNYKILPSAKDYKRIGEGDTGLNTGGMGAISPVPFATGDFLTKVEELIVKPTIDGLQKDGIDYRGFIFIGLMNDNGNPSVVEYNVRMGDPETEVVLPRIQSDLVDLFEGVATQTLGEKSYEVTPQTATTVMLVSGGYPEAYEKGKEITGFDTVEDSIVFHAGTTLKDGKVVTSGGRVMAITSFGASMEEALEKSYKNIDKITFDKMNYRKDIGFDLK; from the coding sequence ATGAATATTCTAATTTTAGGATCGGGCGGTAGAGAACACGCCTTTGCTAAAAAACTTTCAGAAAGCACGAAAATTAACAACCTTTTTGTAGCTCCTGGTAATGCAGGAACTGATGCTATTGCTAAAAATATAGCCATTAATCCAACTGATTTTGCACAGGTAAAAGAAACCGTTTTACAACACAACATCAACATGGTAGTTGTAGGTCCTGAAGCTCCTTTAGTAGAAGGTGTACACGACTTTTTCTTAGCTGATGAAGAGTTAAAAAACATTCCTGTAATCGGACCTAAAAAAGATGGTGCTTTATTAGAAGGAAGTAAAGATTTTTCGAAACAGTTTATGGAAAAACACAACATTCCTACAGCTCGCTACCAATCTTTTACTACTGATACTTTAGCTGAAGGAAAAAAATTCTTAGAAACATTAGATGCTCCGTATGTATTAAAAGCAGACGGATTAGCTGCTGGAAAAGGAGTTTTGATTTTAAATGATTTAGAGGAAGCTAAAGCTGAATTAGAAGAAATGCTTTCTAATCAAAAATTTGGAAGCGCTTCATCAACAGTCGTTATTGAAGAATTTTTAAAAGGAATTGAATTATCTGTTTTCGTTTTAACTGACGGAAAAAATTATAAAATTTTACCTTCTGCCAAAGATTACAAACGTATTGGAGAAGGCGATACAGGGCTAAATACAGGCGGTATGGGCGCTATTTCTCCTGTTCCTTTTGCAACGGGTGATTTTTTAACGAAAGTGGAAGAATTAATCGTTAAACCAACGATAGACGGTTTGCAAAAAGACGGAATTGATTACAGAGGATTTATTTTTATCGGATTGATGAATGATAATGGAAATCCATCTGTAGTTGAATACAACGTTCGTATGGGAGATCCTGAAACAGAAGTAGTATTACCTCGTATACAATCAGATTTAGTCGATTTATTTGAAGGAGTTGCAACGCAAACTTTAGGAGAAAAATCATATGAAGTTACTCCACAAACAGCAACTACAGTTATGTTAGTTTCTGGAGGATATCCTGAAGCTTACGAAAAAGGAAAAGAAATTACAGGTTTTGATACTGTGGAAGATTCTATTGTTTTTCATGCTGGAACTACTTTAAAAGATGGTAAAGTAGTTACTAGTGGTGGACGCGTTATGGCAATTACTTCTTTTGGAGCTTCTATGGAAGAAGCCTTAGAAAAATCATACAAAAACATTGATAAAATAACTTTTGATAAAATGAATTATCGAAAAGATATTGGATTCGATTTAAAATAA